Within Amycolatopsis sp. cg5, the genomic segment GTCCACAGGGGACCGTGAGTTCTTGGCCAACAGTCACTTACCCGAGTGAACGACCCGTTCGCGGGGATACCGTGAGTGTTCTCGCATGGGGTGACGGTGTCCTTCGGCGTTCGGAGTAGGTAGCGTGATCCGGCGCAAGGGGAATCGCGAGAGGCGAGGGAGGGCGTTATGAGTAGCGCCGAAGAACGGCAGGGCGAAGCCCCGGCCGAGGAGAAGCGTGGCTCACACGCCGCGCCGGACGGTGCCCCGCGGCACCCGTTGATCGACCTGTCCCGCGACCCCCACCCGGGCCGCGCGGACCACGCCAAGCCCGACGAGGACTGAGTCGTTCATGCGCGCTCCCGGATCAGCGCTGACAGGGCTCCGCCCTGGCATCGCCGATCCGGGCGGCCTGGCGGCCGCGAAAAGCGGCGCGCACCGTGAAGACTCTCAGGCCCCAGGGGGCCTTCGAGTCGGTTCTGGTCGGTTCGATACCGAGCCAGGACCGGTGGAATAACCACTCGTCCGTGGCTGTTGTCATGAGGGTCGCCCCGCACGCCGTCCACCGGCCCGCGGAGCGGCCCTCCTGGTGTTTCAGGCCGGCCGAGAAGGTGGAAACCACCCCCGATGGGGAGTGCCGAACCGCGGCGGGTATCTTTGGAGACCGTGCCCGGCAGGTGTCGGGCCGCTCTGCGTGCCTATCGGCATCGGCAGGCTGCTGAACGCATCCCGTCGAACGCCTTGGCGAAGCGGGGCTCGACGGAAAATCCCTTCGGGAAGTTACCGGTCGCGAGGCCGTGACGCGGGCCGACACGCCCGACCGCGGGGGCCGGTGAGACTACGAACAAAGCTAGATCTCGAACAGAAAGCTGGTCCATTGCCCACGATCCAGCAGCTGGTCCGTAAGGGCCGCCAGGACAAGGCTGCCAAGCAGAAGACCGCGGCCCTCAAGGGGAGCCCGCAGCGGCGTGGCGTGTGCACTCGCGTGTACACCACGACCCCCAAGAAGCCGAACTCGGCGCTTCGCAAGGTCGCTCGTGTGAAGCTGACCAGCGGCATCGAGGTCACCGCCTACATCCCCGGCGAGGGACACAACCTGCAGGAGCACTCGATGGTGCTCGTGCGTGGTGGTCGTGTGAAGGACCTTCCGGGTGTCCGTTACAAGATCATCCGCGGTTCTCTCGACACCCAGGGTGTTAAGAACCGTAAGCAGGCGCGCAGCCGGTACGGCGCGAAGAAGGAGAAGAGCTAATGCCCCGCAAGGGTCCGGCCCCGAAGCGGCCGCTGATCTCTGACCCCGTCTACGCATCCCCGCTGGTCACCCAGCTGGTGAACAAGGTGCTGAAGGACGGCAAGCGGTCCCTCGCCGAGCGCATCGTGTACGGCGCTCTCGAAGGCGCTCGCGAGAAGACCGGCACCGACCCGGTCGTCACGCTGAAGCGCGCTCTCGACAACGTGAAGCCCACCATCGAGGTGAAGAGCCGCCGTGTCGGTGGCGCCACCTACCAGGTGCCGATCGAGGTCAAGCCCGGCCGCTCGACCACCCTTGCGCTGCGCTGGCTGGTCTCCTTCTCGCAGGCTCGCCGCGAGAAGACCATGATCGAGCGTCTGCAGAACGAGCTGCTCGATGCGAGCAACGGCCTCGGGGCCAGCGTCAAGCGCCGCGAGGACACCCACAAGATGGCCGAGTCCAACAAGGCCTTCGCGCACTACCGCTGGTAACAACCGCCCGGGACATCGCCGGGCCCCAAGTTTGAGAACAGGGGAACACTCTCGTGGCACGTGACGTGCTGACCGACCTGAACAAGGTCCGCAACATCGGCATCATGGCGCACATCGACGCCGGTAAGACCACAACCACTGAGCGGATCCTGTTCTACACCGGGGTCAACTACAAGATCGGCGAAGTCCACGACGGCGCCGCGACGATGGACTGGATGGAGGAGGAGCAGAAGCGGGGTATCACCATCACCTCGGCTGCCACCACCACCTTCTGGGCCGACCACCAGATCAACATCATCGACACCCCCGGGCACGTCGACTTCACCGTCGAGGTGGAGCGGTCCCTGCGGGTGCTCGATGGCGCCGTCGCCGTCTTCGACGGCAAGGAGGGCGTCGAGCCGCAGTCGGAGCAGGTCTGGCGTCAGGCCGACAAGTACGAGGTTCCTCGTATCTGCTTCGTCAACAAGATGGACAAGCTCGGTGCGGACTTCTACTACACCGTGAAGACCATCGTCGAGCGTCTCGGTGCCAAGCCGCTGGTCATCCAGCTGCCGATCGGCTCCGAGAACGCCTTCGAGGGCGTCGTCGACCTGGTCCGCATGAAGGCGCTGACCTGGCGTGGCGAGGTCCAGAAGGGCGAGGACTACAGCATCGAGGAGATCCCCGCGGATCTCGCCGAGCTGGCCGCGGAGTACCGCGAGAAGCTGGTCGAGACGATCGCCGAGACCGACGACGACCTGATGGAGAAGTTCCTCGGTGGCGAGGAGCTGACGGAGGCCGAGATCAAGGTCGGCATCCGCAAGCTCACCATCGCCCGCGAGGCCTACCCGGTCCTCACCGGTTCCGCGTTCAAGAACAAGGGCGTCCAGCCCATGCTCGACGCGGTCATCGACTACCTGCCGTCGCCGCTCGACGTCCCCGCCGTGGAGGGCATCCTCCCCAACGGCGAGACCATGCTGCGCAAGCCGAACACCGAAGAGCCGTTCGCGGCACTGGCGTTCAAGATCGCGGCGCACCCGTTCTTCGGCAAGCTGACCTACATCCGGGTCTACTCGGGCAAGATCGCCAAGGGCTCCCAGGTCGTCAACGCGACCAAGGAGCGCAAGGAGCGCATCGGCGGCCTGTTCCAGATGCACTCCAACAAGGAGAACCCGGTCGAAGAGGGCCAGGCAGGGCACATCTACGCCGTGCAGGGCCTCAAGGACACCACGACCGGTGACACCTTGGCCGACCCGCAGAACCCGATCGTCCTCGAGTCGATGACGTTCCCGGCGCCGGTCATCCGCGTCGCGATCGAGCCGAAGACGAAGGCCGACCAGGAGAAGCTCTCCCTGGCGATCCAGAAGCTGGCGGAAGAGGACCCCACGTTCCAGGTCAACCTGGACGAGGAGACCGGCCAGACGATCATCGCCGGCATGGGCGAGCTGCACCTCGAGGTGCTGGTCAACCGGATGAAGTCCGACTACAAGGTCGAGGCGAACATCGGTAAGCCGCAGGTCGCCTACCGCGAGACGGTGCGCAAGACGGTCGAGAAGCTCGACTACGTGCACAAGAAGCAGACCGGTGGTTCGGGTCAGTTCGCGAAGGTCATCGTCAAGCTCGAGCCGCTCGAGACCACCGATGGCGCGCTGTACGAGTTCGAGAACAAGGTCACCGGTGGCCGCGTTCCGCGTGAGTACATCCCGTCGGTCGACGCGGGCGCCCAGGACGCCATGCAGTACGGCGTGCTGGCGGGCTACCCGCTGGTGGGGCTGAAGTTCACCCTGCTCGACGGTGCCTACCACGAGGTCGACTCCTCGGAAATGGCGTTCAAGGTCGCCGGCTCCATGGCGATGAAGGAAGCCGCCAAGAAGGCGGGCCCCGTCATCCTGGAGCCGCTCATGGCGGTCGAGGTCACCACGCCCGAGGACTACATGGGCGACGTGATCGGCGACCTCAACTCCCGCCGTGGCCAGATCCAGGCCATGGAGGAGCGCGCGGGCACCCGTGTCGTCAAGGCGCTGGTCCCGCTGTCGGAGATGTTCGGTTACGTAGGCGACCTGCGGTCCCGTACCCAGGGTCGTGCGAACTACTCCATGGTGTTCGACTCCTACGCCGAGGTTCCCGCGAACGTCGCGAAGGAAATCATCGCGAAGGCGACCGGGG encodes:
- the rpsG gene encoding 30S ribosomal protein S7, producing MPRKGPAPKRPLISDPVYASPLVTQLVNKVLKDGKRSLAERIVYGALEGAREKTGTDPVVTLKRALDNVKPTIEVKSRRVGGATYQVPIEVKPGRSTTLALRWLVSFSQARREKTMIERLQNELLDASNGLGASVKRREDTHKMAESNKAFAHYRW
- the fusA gene encoding elongation factor G gives rise to the protein MARDVLTDLNKVRNIGIMAHIDAGKTTTTERILFYTGVNYKIGEVHDGAATMDWMEEEQKRGITITSAATTTFWADHQINIIDTPGHVDFTVEVERSLRVLDGAVAVFDGKEGVEPQSEQVWRQADKYEVPRICFVNKMDKLGADFYYTVKTIVERLGAKPLVIQLPIGSENAFEGVVDLVRMKALTWRGEVQKGEDYSIEEIPADLAELAAEYREKLVETIAETDDDLMEKFLGGEELTEAEIKVGIRKLTIAREAYPVLTGSAFKNKGVQPMLDAVIDYLPSPLDVPAVEGILPNGETMLRKPNTEEPFAALAFKIAAHPFFGKLTYIRVYSGKIAKGSQVVNATKERKERIGGLFQMHSNKENPVEEGQAGHIYAVQGLKDTTTGDTLADPQNPIVLESMTFPAPVIRVAIEPKTKADQEKLSLAIQKLAEEDPTFQVNLDEETGQTIIAGMGELHLEVLVNRMKSDYKVEANIGKPQVAYRETVRKTVEKLDYVHKKQTGGSGQFAKVIVKLEPLETTDGALYEFENKVTGGRVPREYIPSVDAGAQDAMQYGVLAGYPLVGLKFTLLDGAYHEVDSSEMAFKVAGSMAMKEAAKKAGPVILEPLMAVEVTTPEDYMGDVIGDLNSRRGQIQAMEERAGTRVVKALVPLSEMFGYVGDLRSRTQGRANYSMVFDSYAEVPANVAKEIIAKATGE
- the rpsL gene encoding 30S ribosomal protein S12, which encodes MPTIQQLVRKGRQDKAAKQKTAALKGSPQRRGVCTRVYTTTPKKPNSALRKVARVKLTSGIEVTAYIPGEGHNLQEHSMVLVRGGRVKDLPGVRYKIIRGSLDTQGVKNRKQARSRYGAKKEKS